In one Dermacentor albipictus isolate Rhodes 1998 colony chromosome 4, USDA_Dalb.pri_finalv2, whole genome shotgun sequence genomic region, the following are encoded:
- the Nnp-1 gene encoding ribosomal RNA processing protein 1 homolog B, translating to MPVSQEVHFAHHLAANEKVTRDRALRKLTRWIRAKSGRQGMEFTEEALMKLWKGLFFCMWMSDKPFVQQELANSIAGLVHCFARRDQSLLFLEAFFKTMAREWFAIDRFRLEKFMMLVRRCFRQGVAFAYGDTWNDENITAFCNTLKITALCPNSEAIPLGFRLHVVDVFLQELARMHGGELTPEQAILFLQPFFDILMHSNDRTLLDAVRKNIFFLLLDLDREAAELGVDPSTVKLKGSNGTTGDGDSAGDDEAEEEDMYDEHGRVLEKGESCQDLPAIPFDYSVIADRLFDMLKATTLKPFNRALITRMVKKFRAVLEEGLVRPKVVEPGVEEPITEDEIEAAANKLEEELEEELEEDRDEVLKLKEKKQKVKPKFGFDTTSGAYEYIVSGDGDSEEDEGLENGTARNKKQSKAKQLKKKVQALSDEEATDTLSDLEDSEDEVFDVKAASKKQKRCAVLSQKAEEVPKAEGAFDGAEDGVPPKKKQRRRKPKKPKDSSVDDAAGIMQKTRKLNGFDKDTSVTEREFQKGSNSVEKVPIVEEKKGLFTAKKADRPILGKTPQKKLLSAKKKAGGMGVIVQQQVSKPILNRESSTEGPALVSLEGKQQRTVKKLLRQRQARKGKKERGLAAPTRGWQVTPLPSSANKAKQSDVPVTPVSVATCADKTTESTKLPHSSLLQQNSSASAPSERVITKTEKSPDTSFKSHEIVVAGEVKAGSSISTPTTLQARGGTIRQTISPLQGNKGASTGPHSAGKKSTGVTKAPHSPLKNHLRAVKSPHTPVQNNSGSVALLKGLQASSKGMFTSTLSASLDGIEEAKASSDNTPVAMLPCTPKASNPVIPALRKCFTARKPETFKLTKFSSTPPVKLSSIPQEEKKVIFALSKNKAQDPREYFETLKNSPEIPFDASKKPAQGVLKARLSLPSSTPVTLSAKRRVRMSDVFQSNANQLFPKKRPSASDFF from the exons TTTGTTCAG CAAGAGCTGGCGAACAGCATAGCTGGCCTGGTGCATTGCTTCGCCCGTCGGGACCAGTCGTTGCTGTTCCTGGAAGCGTTCTTCAAGACCATGGCCCGCGAATGGTTTGCGATCGACAGGTTTCGCCTGGAGAAGTTCATGATG CTGGTGCGGCGATGCTTCCGCCAAGGCGTTGCCTTTGCCTACGGAGACACATGGAATGATGAGAACATCACTGCCTTCTGCAACACTCTTAAGATAACAGCCCTGTGCCCAAACAGCGAAGCAATTCCCCTTGGCTTCAGGTTGCATGTGGTTGATGTGTTCCTCCAGGAGCTTGCCAGAATGCATGGTGGAGAG TTGACACCAGAACAAGCCATACTGTTCCTGCAACCTTTCTTCGACATTCTGATGCACTCAAATGA TCGAACCCTCCTGGATGCAGTGCGGAAGAACATCTTTTTCCTGCTGTTGGACTTGGATCGGGAAGCTGCCGAGCTGGGTGTGGATCCCAGCACTGTGAAACTCAAAGGCAGCAATGGGACTACCGGGGATGGTGACTCTGCAGGAGATGatgaggcggaggaggaggacaTGTATGACGAGCACGGAAGGGTGCTTGAGAAAGGAGAGTCCTGCCAAGACCTTCCTGCCATTCCC ttTGATTACAGCGTTATTGCAGACAGGCTTTTCGACATGCTCAAAGCCACCACATTGAAGCCATTCAACCGTGCCCTGATCACCAGAATGGTGAAAAA GTTCCGTGCTGTTCTCGAGGAAGGTTTGGTTAGGCCTAAAGTGGTGGAACCTGGTGTTGAGGAGCCCATCACAGAGGATGAAATCGAGGCTGCTGCCAACAAGCTGGAGGAAGAGCTTGAGGAAGAGCTAGAGGAGGACCGTGATGAAGTGCTTAAGCTCAAAGAGAAGAAGCAGAAGGTAAAACCTAAATTTGGCTTTGACACCACCAGTGGTGCATATGAGTACATTGTCAGTGGCGATGGTGACTCCGAAGAGGATGAGGGGTTAGAAAATGGAACAGCTCGAAATAAAAAGCAATCGAAGGCaaagcaactgaaaaaaaaagtgcaagccCTGTCTGATGAGGAGGCAACGGATACATTAAGTGATCTTGAAGATTCTGAAGATGAAGTTTTTGATGTAAAAGCTGcaagcaaaaaacaaaagcgTTGTGCAGTGCTGTCTCAAAAAGCTGAAGAAGTCCCAAAGGCTGAAGGTGCTTTTGATGGAGCTGAAGATGGTGTGCCTCCAAAGAAGAAACAACGAAGACGGAAGCCTAAAAAGCCCAAAGACAGTTCAGTCGACGATGCAGCTGGGATAATGCAGAAAACAAGGAAATTGAATGGCTTCGATAAGGATACAAGTGTGACAGAAAGAGAATTTCAGAAAGGCTCAAACTCTGTTGAAAAAGTTCCCAttgtagaagaaaagaaaggtcTCTTCACTGCCAAGAAGGCCGACCGGCCGATACTGGGAAAAACACCACAAAAAAAGTTGCTAAGTGCAAAGAAAAAGGCGGGCGGCATGGGTGTCATAGTGCAGCAGCAGGTTTCAAAGCCTATTTTGAACAGAGAATCATCAACTGAAGGTCCTGCTCTTGTTTCTCTGGAAGGAAAGCAACAGAGGACGGTCAAGAAGCTGCTTCGGCAGCGGCAAGCAAGAAAGGGGAAGAAGGAGCGTGGACTTGCTGCGCCTACTAGAGGTTGGCAAGTGACACCACTCCCTTCAAGTGCCAACAAAGCTAAGCAGTCAGACGTGCCAGTTACACCTGTGAGTGTGGCAACCTGCGCTGACAAGACAACAGAGTCAACAAAGTTGCCTCATTCATCACTGCTACAACAAAACAGCTCAGCATCTGCACCAAGTGAACGTGTCATCACAAAAACTGAAAAATCACCTGACACATCATTCAAAAGTCACGAAATTGTGGTCGCAGGTGAGGTCAAAGCAGGCAGTTCAATATCGACTCCTACAACACTACAAGCCCGTGGAGGAACGATCAGGCAAACAATCTCACCATTACAGGGTAACAAGGGAGCATCAACGGGACCTCACTCAGCTGGAAAAAAGAGTACTGGAGTAACAAAGGCACCTCATTCGCCACTGAAGAACCACCTTAGAGCAGTGAAGTCGCCTCATACACCTGTACAGAATAATAGTGGTTCAGTAGCGCTGCTGAAAGGTCTGCAGGCATCTAGCAAAGGAATGTTCACGTCAACCCTGTCAGCATCGCTAGATGGCATAGAAGAAGCGAAGGCATCAAGTGACAACACACCAGTCGCAATGTTGCCCTGCACCCCTAAAGCAAGCAATCCAGTGATACCTGCCCTTCGCAAGTGCTTTACTGCAAGAAAACCTGAGACATTCAAG CTTACAAAATTTTCTTCAACACCACCTGTAAAGCTGTCTTCAATTCCTcaggaagaaaagaaagtgatCTTCGCATTATCAAAAAACAAAGCACAAG ATCCAAGGGAGTATTTTGAGACATTGAAGAACAGCCCTGAGATACCATTTGATGCGTCTAAGAAGCCAGCACAGGGAGTACTCAAGGCCCGGCTCTCACTCCCATCTAGCACTCCTGTCACGTTGTCTGCAAAGAGGCGTGTCAGGATGTCTGATGTGTTTCAGTCTAATGCTAATCAATTGTTCCCAAAAAAACGTCCCAGTGCATCAGATTTCTTCTAG